In uncultured Umboniibacter sp., one genomic interval encodes:
- the recR gene encoding recombination mediator RecR, with the protein MNFSPLITQLIDSLKVLPGVGPKTAQRMALHLLERNPEGAKQLANSVELAVEKVGRCPRCRNLTEEPLCGICRSPRRDPSILCVVESPTDVMAIEMSGGYSGRYFVLMGHLSPIDGIGPQDIGIDELEVLLSEGEVKELILATNPTVEGEATAHFVAEKAKQYQVVTSRIAHGVPLGGELEFVDGGTLTHAFSGRKVMN; encoded by the coding sequence ATGAATTTTAGCCCGTTAATTACTCAGTTAATCGACAGTCTCAAAGTGCTTCCAGGAGTTGGGCCGAAAACGGCCCAGCGGATGGCTTTACACCTTTTAGAACGCAACCCAGAGGGCGCCAAGCAGTTGGCGAATTCGGTTGAACTTGCGGTCGAAAAAGTAGGGCGCTGTCCACGTTGCCGTAACCTAACTGAGGAACCATTGTGTGGAATTTGCCGAAGCCCGCGCAGAGATCCAAGTATTCTGTGCGTAGTAGAGTCACCCACCGATGTGATGGCTATCGAGATGTCAGGTGGCTATTCTGGGCGATACTTCGTCCTAATGGGCCATCTCTCGCCCATTGATGGCATTGGCCCTCAGGATATTGGTATTGACGAGTTAGAAGTACTCCTATCAGAGGGTGAGGTAAAAGAACTTATTCTGGCTACCAACCCAACGGTAGAAGGTGAGGCGACCGCACACTTCGTGGCCGAAAAAGCTAAGCAGTACCAGGTGGTAACAAGTCGCATTGCACATGGAGTCCCGCTTGGTGGTGAACTCGAGTTTGTGGATGGTGGCACACTCACACACGCCTTTAGTGGGCGCAA
- a CDS encoding YbaB/EbfC family nucleoid-associated protein yields the protein MSFGDMSGLMKQAKEMQKKMADMQEQAAKAKVTGEAGAGMVKVTMTGRHDVSDVEIDPSLLSEDKELLEDLLAAAVNDAVRRVEAANQEAMKSLTGGMPLPDGFKMPF from the coding sequence ACAGGCCAAAGAAATGCAAAAGAAAATGGCAGACATGCAAGAGCAAGCTGCTAAGGCTAAGGTCACAGGCGAGGCCGGCGCAGGGATGGTTAAGGTAACGATGACAGGCCGTCACGATGTTAGCGACGTAGAAATTGATCCGTCGTTACTCAGCGAAGATAAAGAGCTGTTGGAAGATCTACTCGCCGCGGCAGTTAACGATGCGGTGAGACGAGTTGAAGCGGCTAACCAAGAAGCGATGAAATCGTTGACGGGTGGTATGCCACTTCCTGACGGTTTTAAAATGCCCTTTTAA